In the genome of Candidatus Limnocylindrales bacterium, the window TGACGGCATCTACTCCGTCCCGGAGAAGCCGCCAGAAAGCCTCTAGATTTCCGGCACCCGGGAAACGACAAGCCATACCGATAACCGCGATAGGTTCCATTTTCTCCCGTCCTCTATAGCTTTTCCATTAAGTACGGGCGATCTGCTGGTCGCTCCTACCGTTCCAGGATTGTTCCAGGATCAGATTAATCAGGTCTTCAACGGTACTAACTTTTGTAAAATCCACCGAATCCAGCCGGATAGAAAATGCTTTTTCTATAACAATAATCATCTCTACCGTATCCAGGGATTTGATACCCAGATCTTCTTGCAAGCGGGTATCCAAAGTAAGGAATTCAATATCTTCGGGATTCAAGATATCCCTTAAAAGGGTCCGAAGATTTTCAAAAACCTCTTCCTTGGATAAGGTTTGATTTTGTTTTACAGATGACATGTAGCCCCTTCCTTTCTATTAAGTTTCAAAAGGTTTTCGTGTAACCAGCCGTATCAAAGGTATACCACCCTCAAACCCTTCTATCTCCATCCGATTCCAATAACCCCAATGGGCCGGATATCGGGAAACATAATGTTCCAGACGTTGAATGTATCTCTGAACGGCCATCTTCAAGGTTTCTTCCTCTTCATTAGCTACTTGAATCGGTTCTTCAAAGATAATATGGTGCGCATTATCTTTTCGTCGGATTACAAAGTTCGGAACCAGGGCTGCTCCGGTTTTTGCGGATAAAAGAGCAGGTCCAAGGGGAACTTTCAGTTTTACATTGAAAAAATCGACCAAGATAAATCTTTCCCCCAGAGCTCCATCTCCGGCTGCACTGACAATATAGTTCTGTCTTAGATGCTGATATTGGGCTACAACCATGTAGGTAAGAGATTTCAGGGAAGAAAAAATCTGAAAATTCCCGCGTTCTTTCCAAATAGAATGCTTGATATTTAGAACTTGTTGGGAGAGCCAGGGATTAACTCCTTCGATAGGAGACTGCAGGACCAGAAAACCGACGATTTTTTTATAGCCCTTATAAAGGGCAAAAGGTGGAATCAGGTGAGCAAAACCAAAGTGGAAGTTGAGTCCGATCATTCCCTTTCCTTGGGATAAAACCTGATCCACATAATCCAGACCTTCTATACTGCAAATCTGAAGATAATTTTTGTAATCTTTTCTTCCCAGGATAAAAAGATCCACAATCTTTTTCTGTTTCTCAACGTAGAAGTCCCGCAGGATGGTTTTTTTCTCCCGAGTATCGAGTTTATTACCGAAAACTAAATCAAGATAGGAAAAGAACCGATGTTTTTGATGGGAGGAAAGAACTTTGTATTGGATATTTCCAAACAGAGTAGCTATTGAACAGCTTATTTGAAAAGGTAAAGCCTGAACGAGCCAGCGGTAAGGGAAACAGACCAATAACAGAAAAAAGTCTTTAAAATATTGTTTCATTTTTCTTTCTGTTTATCGTCTCTAACCAACCTTTTCTATAAAAAAGGTCTCGTTTTGGATTAAGGTACAGGTGTTATGTTGGATTTAAAATCGGTTAACTTGAGATTTAACGAAGGTTTTCTTTTTTCCAGGATTATCCGCATACCATATTTAGGTCGTAGCGTCACACTTAACATAATCTGGACAGGATGGTTTGGGACGAGCCGCATCCGCCACCTCTGGGCCAGTGTCGCGATCAAAAGGATTCCTTCCATCCAGGCAAAAGACTCGCCGATACACTGTCGGGGACCGGCTCCGAAAGGAAAATAGGCACATCTGGGCAACCTGATTTCTGGTCTGGGAAGCCACCGCTCGGGATCAAATTTAAAAGGATCGGGAAAATATCGAGAATCATGGTGGGTTACATAGGGACAGATCATAATAACCGAGTCAGCAGGCAAGAGATAGTTTTCAATTCTGTAATCCTCAAGAACTCTGCGGCATATCCTCCAGGTTGGCGGATAAAGGCGCATGGCCTCCATAAACACCATCCGGGTATAGGGTAACTGTTCCACATCGCTGGCTGTGGGAGGTCTATCTGCCAGAACGGTATCGATTTCAGCGTGAAGTTTTGCCTCCACATCGGGATATTGCGACAATAAATACCAGGTCCATGTCAGGGCAAGGGCTGTGGTTTCATGACCTGTTATAAAAAGGGTCATGATCTCGTCACGTATTTGCCGATCCGTCATGCCACTTCCGTCTCCCTCCACGTCCTGAGCTTGCAATAGCATAGAAAGCACATCACCTGGATCTACGCCGCTGATCCGACGTTCATTAATCATTTTATGGACAAAGGTATTTACTTGATTCAAGGCTTTCTGACGGCGATGGACACTGGGCAGTGAAAGTTTCTCTAACAATCTATAAAAGGGTCCTGGAGTGAGGCCCCACTTTATGAACAGGTTGAAGGTCTCACTGATCTCCCCCGTTTCTGATTCAAGATCCCTATCAAAGAGTGTTTTCCCGACAATTCTTAAAGTCAGGTGGGTCATTTCCTCTAATATATCCAGATTCATACCTTCTTGCCATCGTTGCTGCATTTCCAGGCTGTATTTTGTCATTACCTCTGCATAAGTCAAGATACGCTGTCGATGAAAGGCCGGTTGTATAAGCCGTCGTTGGCGAAGGTGGAAATCACCCCTGCTATAGAGCAATCCTGTTCCCATCACCTGTCGGGCAGGTGGGGTTTGTCCTTTTTTTTCGAAATTTCGGTTATGTCTTACCAGTACGTCTTCGAGATGATCCGGGTGATTCAGTAAGAAAAAATTCCTGGGGCCAAGCCTGAAATGGACGATATCGCCATAGTTGCGGATAGCTTTCATTAAAAAGCCAATCGGATCACGCCGATAAGAAAAAAGATGACCGATGAACGGTAGACCCACTGGACCAGGAGGATATCGGATTATCGTCATGTAAATCTCCTTTAGAGGTAGATCCTAGGCTTTTCCAACTAAATATCGAGCAAGGACCTCAATGTTAGGATAATCATACACAAGGGTGGGAGGAAGTCGACATCCCAACCAGTCTTGTAACTCACCGGAGAGAATTGCGGCTTGCCTGGAATCCAGGCCATAATAAGCAAAAGGTTGTTGCACCTCAATATCTTGAGGATCAACTTCTGTCAATTCAGAAAGCTTAGAGATTAACCAGGTTCGAATGGCTTCCTCATTTTGAGGTTGTTTTGGAGGATCTATCTGGTTGTTGGAGCCCTTTCCATGAGAAAAACCGGATGATTTACTATCTTTCGGATTTAGAATTCCCATTTTTTTCTTCCCTCCTGTGTACGGGCGTACGGCCGTACGCCCCTACTAGAAGGGGTAGCCTTAATAGCCCGTCTTAGCCTCCGCTATCATACGCGATGTGGGGATTTTAACATCCCAGGCAAGACCCACCATTTCAAAGATGCGAATGATCCAGGCGCTTAAGTCGGGTTCCCACCATCTTAATCCATGTTTTGCTGAACTGGGGAAAGCGTGATGATTGTTTTGCAATCCTTCCCCAAACGCGATGAGAGCGACCCAAAAATTATTCGCACTGTAATCATGGGTATTGAAAGGACGACTGCCAAAGGTATGGCCTATTGAACCAACAGCCCAACAGGCCTGGTTTACCAGGAAAATTCGAACGAGCCCTCCCCACAGAAATCCCTGGGAGATCCCGGTCCAAGTCCCCGTTAGAATCCCTCCTAAAACAGCCGGGATAACTAAACCCAGGGATACCCAAACAAAATAGAGTTGATTTATCCTAAAGAGGGTAGGATCCCGAAGAAGATCCGGTGCGTAATAGAGGGAGTTGGCGATTTTATCGGAGAACATCCAACCTATATGGGCATGCCACAATCCCCGAACTAAGTTCCATATTCCTTTTCCCTGGAGATGGGGTGAGTGGGGGTCACCTGGCTGGTCACTGTAAGCATGATGGCGGCGATGGGAAGCTACCCAGAAGAGGATAGGGCCTTGAGCAGCCATAGAACCGAGGATGGCCAGGATGATCCGTAAGACTCTACCAGCTTGAAAGGCACGATGCGCAAAATAGCGGTGGAAGCCGACCGTAACACCTATCATGATGGCCGTATACATGCTGACGAGGATTCCCGCCTCTACACGATCAATTCCATATTTCCAGGCTAAAATCATGGCTACAACAAACCCTAGAAAAGGTATGACTATCACCGCCAGCGCGATACTTCGTTGAAGTCTTCGGGCAAAAGGGCTTATGACTATGACTCCTGGAATCTTAGGTAAATTCGTAGAAGTTTTAAACGGGGGTCGGAAATTACTTTCACCTGATGAGGTAGTGGGTTTACTATTTTCTGAATTCTGGATTTCCATTTTTCCTCCCTTCTCGATAGGATCCATTCTGGGTTTGATCTAACGACTCTTTCTGGACTCTACGAGCATACGCGCTGTGGGGACTTTGACATCCCAGGCTAAACCTATTCTCTCAAGGATACGGATAACACAACCATTCCAGTCAATCTGCCACCACTTTAACCCATGTCTGGCTGAGCCTGGGAAAGCATGGTGGTTATTGTGCCAACCTTCACCGAAGGCAAGAAGGGCAATCAAGAAATTGTTTCTACTTTCATCACGACTATGGAAGGGACGGGTACCACAAACATGGGTAATGGAGTTAACACTCCAGGTGGTATGGTGAACCAAAAAGGTCCGTATGAGTCCTCCCCATAAAAATCCCTGGAGGGCTCCTATCCAGGTCCCTGTCAGAATTCCACCCAGAAGAGTGGGAATAAGGAGGCCCAGGAACACCCAAACAAAATAAAGCCGATTAACTTTAAAGAGAAGAGTATCTCGAAGTAAATCGGGTATATAATGGCTCCAATCGGTAACTTCGTGGACAAATAGCCATCCGGTATGGGCATGCCATAGCCCACGGAGCAAACCGGAAATTCCATCCCCATGGAGATGAGGTGAATGAGGATCGCCTGATTGATCGCTGTAAGCGTGATGGCGCCGATGAATAGCTGCCCAAAAAAGGACAGGCCCTTGAGCAGCCATGGAACCGAGGATGGCAAGAATAACCCGTACTACCCGGTTGGTTTTGAAAGCACGATGGGAAAAATGCCGATGGAACCCCACTCCAATTCCAATTATGGTGGCCGCGTACATACCGATGAGAAGACCTAACTCCACAAGACCCAGAGCATATCCCCAGAATAGAATAGTGGCAGCAAGGAACCCGAGAAAGGGCGTAATGACAACCACCAGGGCAATAGTTCGTTCGAACTTTTGGGCAGGTAAACTGGCCATTGCTATCCCAGGAAACTCAGATGGCTTTGAAGGGGTTTTAAATTTTGCCTGGCTTCCTAATTTAGTGACCTCTGACATGACTGGCCTCCTTTAGGTTTTCTTATTAAAAGGATTTTAATTGCAAAAATCACACTCTATCTAACCGATGGTCCACTTACTGCCTAAGGTATTGAGAGATTTTGATAGAAAAGATTTGTTTCAGGCAGTGTCCTATTAAACAGGAAAGTAACGAAACACCATACTTACTTAATCCCGTAGAGTAAGTCAACTGGAAAAATACGGAATAATTAAATTAGTTGGTATGAGGTTACTTAGATGCAAAGAGTGAACCATTTATTTTAAGGGATAAAAGAAGGCTTATAGCTTATACCCATCCCTATTTCATGGGGTAATTATACGATCCTGGGAATTATAGGACTCCAGTAGGGGTAAATGTCAAACCGGCTCCTATTTATAGAAAACTTCTTGATACTACCTGTGGAAAGGAATTTTAAAAAGTTGAGATTTCAGTGGCATTCCTTGAGCTTCTAAACAGTAACCTTCGGTTTCCTGAAGACTGGAAAAAACTTTTCGCAGAAGCTATTTTTACAGGAATTTTATGGCTCTACTCCCTCACCCCCGGCCCCTTTCCTGAAGCCTGGGGAGAGGGGTATAAATAATTGTTCAAATTTAACTTTACAGAGTATGAGTTATCCCCTTCAATTCAGATACAGACTTTACTCTTCCAGCACGTTTAGGCTTCCAGATAGAAATCCGGCCCGGCAGGCATAATGCTGGATTTTGCCACTGGAGGTTTTAGGAATGCTATTTGCTTTAAGTAGCAATACAGCATGAATGTGCATTTCGTGATTTTCTACTACCGCCTGTCGAATGCTCCCAACTATTTCCTTGATGCTCCAACGTCTTAAATCATAGGAATGCTCCAGTTCGGCTACAATAACGAGTCGTTCTTCACCATTCTGATCTATGGAAAATGCTGCACAGCAGCCCGGGCGTAAAGCCGGATGGCTCTGTTCCACGGTCTGTTCGATATCTTGAGGATAATAATTACGACCCCCTAGGATGATCAAATTCTTCAGACGACCCGTGACGAACAGCTCCCCCTTCTTCAAGAATCCTAAATCTCCTGTACGAAGAAAGGGGCCCTCACCGGTATCTGCCAGATAAGCCTTGAAGGTCTGCTTTGTCTCTTCGGAGCGATTCCAGTAGCCTTGAGCAACGCTGGGTCCTGATACCCAAATCTCTCCCACCCGGTCAGGTGAACATAGGGTTAAGGATTCTGGATCGACAATAATAATCTTCTGACCCGGTAAAGATCGACCACACCCTATGAGTTTTTGGGTATCCTTTGTAGAACTATCGAGAGGGGATGCTTCTACTACCTGGTTCTGTTTTAGAGCAGTTCTCAGAACGCTGAGAACCGTGGGAAGGGTTCCTTTCAAACCACCGGAAACGATTAAAGTTGCCTCGGCCAGTCCGTAGCAAGGATAAAAGGCTTCTCGACGGAAGCCACAGGGTTCAAAGGCCTCTACAAAGCGGTCCAGAGTTTCTGCACGAACAGGCTCAGCACCATTGAAAGCCACCTCCCAGCAACTTAAGTCAAGGGTGGCTCGTTGTTCCGGGGTGATTTTCTGTACACAGAAGTCGTAGGCAAAATTCGGACCTCCACTGGTAGTAGCTCTGGTACGGGAGATAGCTTGAAGCCATCGAAAGGGGCGTTGTAGAAAGGCAAATGGCGACATGAGTGTAACCGGAAATCCGCCATAAAGTGGCTGCAGGATACCCCCAGCAAGTCCCATGTCATGGTAAGGTGGCAACCAGATAACTCCCCGACTCTTGGGAGTATGCCCAAAACATTGATGGATCAGGGTTAAATTGTACAATAGATTACCATGGGTGAGTCTGACTCCCCTGGGCACCCCGGTAGAGCCCGAAGTGTACTGAAGAAACGCCAGGGCATTACCATCTATCGCCGGATTTTGCCATGCCTCAGCTAAAGTTTCCTGTAAATCCGGCAAAGGTTCATCTTGTTGGATGCTGTCCAGGGTCTGTCCCAGGTAGAGTTGAAGAGGGGTCAAGGCATCCAGGGTATCGGTTATTATCCAGTGTAGGTTTTTCAAGAGGGGAGTCGGATCTAACCAACATCCTATACGGGATAAAATGGATTTCGTGGTAAGTGCCACCGTCGCCTGTGCGTCCTCTGCAATAGCCTGAAGGCGAGACATAGAACGGTTAAACCTGGGTGGATAAGCCGGAACGGCTATCACACCTGCGTACAGGCAGCCAAAAAATGCGGTAATGTATTCCAGACCCGGTGGATAGAGCAATAGGGCCCGTTCTCCGGTTACACCTGCATTTTGAAGCCAACCACCTATCATCCGGGCCTTCCGGTCCAGTTCCTCGTAGCTTATCTGAAGTTCTTCTCCTTCCCCATCAACCAGAAAAGTATAAGCCTTCTGCTGAGGTTGTTGAAGCGCCCTCAAACGGAGAAGATCGACCAGGGTAGAAATTTCGGCAGTAGAATTGAAAGGAAGTCCCGTCATAGCTCAAACAGGAGCAGGTTCTTGAGCCTGAAGCTGGATGGTTAACGGTCCCTAATTAATTACATCCTTTATGATCCGAACTTTGTCTCCATCCTTCAATAAAGTTTGACCGATGGTCACTACATTTTCGCCTTCATTGATTCCGCTCAAGATTTCCACAAGACCGTCTCCGGCTGACCCCACCTTAACGTAACGCAATTGGGCAATGGAATCTGTCCCGACTACAAAAGCACTGGCTTTCCCGGCAGAGTCGACAATGGCTACTTTAGGTACTGTAGGAACGGTGCGAGAGTTTTGAATTCGAGCAAAGGCGGATAGGCCCGGTTTCAGAATCCGATTGGGATTATCGACCCGAATATGAGCTTTAAAAGTCCGGGTATCTGTATTGGTATTTGGCTCGATTTTCACAATTGTGCCTTCCAAAACTTCATTGGGGAGGGAATCTAAAGTTACCTTTGCGGTCTGTCCGAGATGAACCGAAGTTAACTTTTCTTCGGCGACATTGGCAACGACCATAGCCGGCTGGATATTTCCGATAACCAACAAGCTGGTGCCTCCGGTACCTCCGATAATTTCACCCGGGTTGATATTTCGTTCGGTAATAACCCCTACGATGGGAGATCGTACAATTGAATTATCCAGGTCATATCGGGCCTTAGCCAGGGCTTGAAGTGCAGTTGTGTAGTTAAATATGGCAGAGGTTAAATCTGCCTGGGAAGTAACCTCTTCATTTTTGAGGGCATTTTGGGATTTTAGCAGGTTTTCCAGGGCAGTATAGTAATCGTTCTCGGCTTGTGCCATGGCCGATTTATTGGTAACCTCTTCATTTTTGAGAGCATCTTGGGCTTTCAAGAGGTTTTCCAGGGCAGTTACATAATCCGATCTGGCCTGAGTAAGCGTAGAATTATTTGTAAACTCCTCGTTTTTCAAACTATCTTCAACTGTTTTAAGGTTCAGTAAAGCCGTACTATAATCGGCCTGTGCCGCAGCTAATGCCGATCTATTGACTACCTCTTCATTGACCAGGGCATGCTGTGCTTTAGCAAGATCTTCTAAGGCCGTTGTATAATCAGATTGAGCCTGGGTAAGGTCGGCTTTATTGGTTACTTCTTCATTTTTCAACTCCGTTTGAACTGTTTTAAGGTCATATAAGGCCGCACTATAGTTAAACTCCGCCGAGCTTAATTCTGCCTTATTTGTAATCTCTTCGTTTTTTAAGTTATTCTGAGCGATGATATGATCTTCTAAAGATTTAACATAATTGCTTCGGGCTACGTCCAGGGCATTTTGCGCCTGCTCAAGGGCTGCTTGAGAGACAACGGATTGGTTGGTTAATTGTTTCTGACGAGCCACGGCGGCTTCACTGACCTGCACGGTGGACTTGCCGGATATAACAGATGCTTTGGTGGTTTCCAGATGTGCAACCCACTCATCGTGCCGGGTAGGCTGGGTTTTTTTGGTCTGTTCTAACTTGGCTTTGGTACTCTCTACATTGTCCTGGGCCTTTTTAAGATTGGCTAAAAGTTGCTCATGATTGGTAGGTTGGGTTTTTTCCACTTCTTCCAGTTTTGCTTTGGTCTTCTCAACCGTTGCTTCCGCACTTTTCACCGCGGCAACCAGTTCCTCATGTCCGGTCGCTTGCGTCTGCTTGAGCTCTTCCAACTTAGCTTTATTGCTCTCCACATCATCCTGGGCTTTTTTAAGATTGGCTAAAAGCTCTTCGTGTTGGGTGGGTTGGGTTTTTTCCACCTCTTCCAATTTTGCTTTGGTCTTCTCAACCATTGCTTCCGCACTTTTCACCGCGGCAACCAGTTCCTCATGTCCAGTCGCTTGCGTCTGCTTGAGCTCTTCCAGCTTGGCCCGGGTTTTCTCTACATTTGTCTCGGCACTTTTCACCGCAGCAACCAACTCCTCATGTTGGGTAGATTGGGTCTGTTTGATTTCTTCCAGCTTGGCCTTTGTCATATTAACCTGCTCCTCGGCGCTTTTTAAAGCAGAGATTAATAAAGTCTGATCCAGTTCGAACAGAATCTGACCTTCCTCGACATAATCTCCTACATCCACATGGACCGCTTTCACACGGGTTCCTACCAAAGTTGAAGTAATATGGGCAAAGGATGACGGTTGTACTTCGGCGCTTGCTCCAATCTCCTCGGTGATAGTCGTTACTTTTACCGGATAGACCTTAACGGGCATGGGAGCTCCTGCCTGACGACTCTTCACAGGATTCGTTTGAATGTCATGCTTCCCGATAGCCCAAAAGATATAAGCCGGAACCAAAAGAATGGTTAATAAACTTAAAAGAAGAGAACTCCACTTTAAAAGTTTTAACCATCGAGGGGGTGTTAATTTTACGGATTTATCGTTCATCATATTAACCACTCACCGTTAACCATTGACAATTTAATAGGTTAAAGGTTTATTGTTAAGTCGTTTCTTAAATTCTTGATCATCTTAATAATTCTTAATCAATTCTTAATAAACCTTTGATCAGAAAACCAAATCCCAGTGAGACCCCAATAAATACTACCAACCAATCCAAATGCCAGCCTCCCGGTACCTCATTAAAATATCTGGGAAGATAATTAATCCGGATTACTTCAATCCAGGGATTCTCAGGAAGAGGGGTTTCATAAGGGTTATAGAAAGCCGAGAGAAACCCTTCTTGCCTTAGCTCCGGAACTATTTTCAATTCGTGGGTTACTCCCAAGTTTATCGCCTCTGATTTCACTTCATCTGAAGGCGAAGATAAGATATTAAGATGGGTCCCTGGATTATCCGAGGCCAGCCCTTCTATGACCACCTGTTTACTGAACGTCTGGCCAAGCAACTGGAATTGGAGTGAATATTCTCCGGCTTTTTTCGCCTTGAGCCGCCAGTTAATTTCCCTTTCTTCTTCCAGACGTAGAGGTGGGGTCTCCACTTCAATGGCTTCTGGAGCTTTGAGAGTAATATCCAGGTCCAGAGGAGATTTTCCGGCTACCGTCTTGACGGTTACAATAAAAGACTCCTCCGGTCTAAAACTTCTATATCCGTAGCGCGCATTCAGGGGTACTAGGATAAAGATAATAAGGAAAATGAGAACGAGTCCAGGTTTCAAGGAAAGGCCCATATATTTAAAATTATTCCATAGAATCTTTTTCTGGGCTAAAAGCATCTGAGTAAGATCCTCCTTATAAACCCGGATCTCCATAAAATGGATTTTAATCTGATTCTTAACCTTTCGGATGGCTTCCTGATTAGAGGTAAATCGGTAAATTAAAACCATTAAAGTCCCCATCAGGATAGAAATAGCCGTTAGTCCTATGATGGGATGAAATCGATGAAAGGGTATGAGAAGGATTTGTAATAGAGAATCGGATATATTTAATAGGGTTCGCATAATTAATCAATATATCCTAAACCACGAAGCCGTTTTTCTACTTCTTTTTCTCCCTCAGATTCCTCCCATTTGGCCAACTCTTTTTCTAAAAGATGGGTGATTAACTCCTCAACGGAAGAATATCCGGCATGGGTAGCATATTTCTCAGCTTTCTCTAAAAGATCCTTCTCAAGTTTAATTTTAGATTTTCCTAGCATTTATAAATTGTTCGTTGTTCGTTGCTCGTAGTAGCCCCAGAGGCGTAAAAACCATAAGGACAGGCTTTTTGGCTTATTTCTCTCTGGATCTCCCATGGCAAAGAACAACGAATAGCGGACTAGAAAATAGGTTTTCCTTCCATTTCTTGACTCTCCAATCCAAATTCCTTTAAGATCGTCGGAGCGATATCGATGAGTCCCGGGTGGGTCGATTGGATCTTCTTATTGGTCAGAATGAGACCCGGCACCAGTTCCGCCGCCATGCAATGGTCGCCGCTCCATTTTTTTCTGTTTTCTCCCAAAAGTTCCTGGGGAACTTTTCCTAAAGCCGTTTCCCAGGAAGCCCGATAACCCCGGTCATAGCCTATAATTAAATCGGGAGTCGTTCGAGGATCATACCCCGAATAAATCTCCTCAGCTCGATAAACCCTTTTAATAATAGGTCTCTGGTTTTCAGGATCTTTAACTTCCAGGAGTTTTTGGCTGAGTTCCTTAATCAGTTTTTCTCTCTGTAAAGTGGGTTCTATAATGCCTTGGCTTTCACGACCCCTTAAATTGAGATAAAGACTGTTGAGACCTAAGGCGTAAGCTTTTGTACCCAACCAATCTATATTCTCGAAAAACTCATCACTTTCCTTTCGGGCTGGATCCAGGAATTTCATATATCCATTCTGAACCAGCCAGGTATTCAAATTAAAAAACTTATAGAACGGGGCAAAGCCATGATCCGACACGACGATAAGGGTAGTATCCGAATCTAACCGGCTCATGGTCGTGGCTAAGATATCATCCATGTGTTTGTAAACAAATCGGATTACATCTTTTTCAGCGGGGGGGAAGGATCCATCTTCCCTGGAGGAATACATGGGATGTTGGGGATCCCTGTAGCGCCAGAACATATGTTGAAGAAGATCGGTGGAGGAGAAGTAGGCAAAGAGTAGGCCGTCTTTAAAACGTTCCAACTCAAATCGGTAAATTTTAAGCTGGTCTTGCATGACGAACTTACTTTGCTGGAGAAACTCCGCATCACTCAAACGGTTTTCGTTCAATGCCCAGGTATCCTCTGCGATTCCCTGGGTATAAAAACGTCCTATAGATTTTGCTAGCTGAGCGGAATAATCTGCCGGCGTTGAGATGGGAAAAGGAGGTTCCAGGGGATCGATATTCAGGGGGGAAACATACAATTCAAACTCAGGATGAACCTGTTTAAGATAGAATCGGCAAATACCTACAATTTTGGAGAAAGGGGCCAGCTTAAATTCAACCCGAATCCAATCACTCCATTCTCCTTCTTTTAGAAGGATTTCCTGATCTTGTACTACAAACTTAGCAACAGGGTTTACGGG includes:
- a CDS encoding efflux RND transporter periplasmic adaptor subunit, encoding MMNDKSVKLTPPRWLKLLKWSSLLLSLLTILLVPAYIFWAIGKHDIQTNPVKSRQAGAPMPVKVYPVKVTTITEEIGASAEVQPSSFAHITSTLVGTRVKAVHVDVGDYVEEGQILFELDQTLLISALKSAEEQVNMTKAKLEEIKQTQSTQHEELVAAVKSAETNVEKTRAKLEELKQTQATGHEELVAAVKSAEAMVEKTKAKLEEVEKTQPTQHEELLANLKKAQDDVESNKAKLEELKQTQATGHEELVAAVKSAEATVEKTKAKLEEVEKTQPTNHEQLLANLKKAQDNVESTKAKLEQTKKTQPTRHDEWVAHLETTKASVISGKSTVQVSEAAVARQKQLTNQSVVSQAALEQAQNALDVARSNYVKSLEDHIIAQNNLKNEEITNKAELSSAEFNYSAALYDLKTVQTELKNEEVTNKADLTQAQSDYTTALEDLAKAQHALVNEEVVNRSALAAAQADYSTALLNLKTVEDSLKNEEFTNNSTLTQARSDYVTALENLLKAQDALKNEEVTNKSAMAQAENDYYTALENLLKSQNALKNEEVTSQADLTSAIFNYTTALQALAKARYDLDNSIVRSPIVGVITERNINPGEIIGGTGGTSLLVIGNIQPAMVVANVAEEKLTSVHLGQTAKVTLDSLPNEVLEGTIVKIEPNTNTDTRTFKAHIRVDNPNRILKPGLSAFARIQNSRTVPTVPKVAIVDSAGKASAFVVGTDSIAQLRYVKVGSAGDGLVEILSGINEGENVVTIGQTLLKDGDKVRIIKDVIN
- a CDS encoding alkaline phosphatase family protein; translated protein: MDVNRDVRVDGHRPVRLAKKRQVLTGTASALPGPSKKVLVLGFDGMDPALLDEFIKEGDLPHFQALREQGDFLPLATTVPPQSPVAWSTFITGLNPGKHNIYDFISRDPEQYIPFFSMARVRAPEKKISLGNWVIPLSNVKTELLRKGKAFWEILSEHNIPSTVLRIPVNFPPVQSKARSLSGMGTPDIRGTYGTFSFYTTKPKEEGKVTSGEIYHVDKKGQEIRSTLIGPSNLFKKDAPPVETEFTVKVDPVNPVAKFVVQDQEILLKEGEWSDWIRVEFKLAPFSKIVGICRFYLKQVHPEFELYVSPLNIDPLEPPFPISTPADYSAQLAKSIGRFYTQGIAEDTWALNENRLSDAEFLQQSKFVMQDQLKIYRFELERFKDGLLFAYFSSTDLLQHMFWRYRDPQHPMYSSREDGSFPPAEKDVIRFVYKHMDDILATTMSRLDSDTTLIVVSDHGFAPFYKFFNLNTWLVQNGYMKFLDPARKESDEFFENIDWLGTKAYALGLNSLYLNLRGRESQGIIEPTLQREKLIKELSQKLLEVKDPENQRPIIKRVYRAEEIYSGYDPRTTPDLIIGYDRGYRASWETALGKVPQELLGENRKKWSGDHCMAAELVPGLILTNKKIQSTHPGLIDIAPTILKEFGLESQEMEGKPIF